The genomic region ATTAGGAGAAACTTTAAATAGCGCCGGAGCGGTAACTAGTGTAAGTCAATTTCCAGCCGTTCAAGGTATTTTGAAAGAAATCCAACAAATAGAATCGCAGCTTGCGGTGGAACAGAGCCGCTTTCAGGCAGATTTTCCTAATGTCGTCTCCCTCAAGCAAAAGAAAGCAAGTTTAGAGCAGTTACTCAAACAACGCTTAAAACAAGTGGTAGGAGAACAAAAACTTCTTAGAGGAAATAGTTTACAAAATAGCGAATTCGATCAAAAACTGACAGAAGAGTTTGTGAGGGCAGAAGCAAGACGTTTGGGTTTGTCTAGCCAAATAACAGCAATCTCAAACGTGCAGTCTTCTTATAGAGAAAGGCTCGATCGGTTACCTCAGTTAGAACAATTGCAGCGGGCGTTAGAACGAAAAATTCAAACAGCTCAATCTACCTATTTATTACTACAGCAAAAATTACAAGAAATTCGGATTGCGGAAAATCAGAATATAGGCAATGCTCGCGTCATTTCAGCAGCCATACCGCCAGAAGAAGCGGTTGCTCCCCGCAAAATGTTGTACCTGGTGACGGGAATTATGCTGGGTGGAATGTTAGCAGCTGCTACTGCTTTGATATTAGAAAAACTAGATAAATCGCTCAGAAGCGTTGAGGAAGCTAGAAAAATATTTGGCTATACCTTACTGGGTATAATTCCAGCCTTGAAAAAATCTGAGAACATTTTCTTGCGCGATCGCTCCTTAGAAAGAGCTACACCAGAAATTTTAGTGCAAGAGTCACTGCGATCGCCTTTCAGCCAAGCATATCGAATGCTGCAAGCTAATTTGAAATTTCTGAATTCTGATAAACAGCTTAAAGCAATTGTCGTTACGAGTTCCGTCCCTAAAGAAGGAAAATCAACAGTTGCGGCAAATTTAGCTGTTACTATCGCTCAAATGGGGCGTAAGGTATTGTTAGTTGATGCAGATATGTATCGCCCCTTGCAGCATGAAATCTGGGAATTACCAAATCACTTGGGTTTAAGTAATATCATTGTGGGTCAGACCGAACCAAAAACAGCGATCAAAAAGATTACGGCTAATCTTCACATCCTAACTTCTGGAGTGATTCCACCAAATCCAATGGCGTTACTGGATTCTCCAAGGATGGCATCTCTAATTACTGTTTTTTCAGCCAATTACGACTACACAATTATTGATACTCCTGCTTTAAATGCGGCTGCTGATGCGGCAATCTTAGGTAAAATGACCGATGGAGTTTTATTAGTTGTTCGACCTGGTGTGGTAGATACTGCTGCTGCTATCCGTGCTAAAGAATTTCTAGAAAAGTCAGGGCAGCATGTCCTCGGTCAGGTAGTGAATGGATATAATTCCGATAGCGAACAATATAGTTACTATTATCTTTCTAGCCAGTCGGAAGAAGATGATAATGTAGCATTAGCGGAAAGTCACTCTCCGATCACTATCAGTAAAAAGAGGTGAGATTTTTCTGGTTCGAGTAGATTTATAGCAACTCAGTTTGTTTTGATGCCAACAGAGCAAATTTTAGCGATCGCCCCCACGACTCGCTCTAAATCCTCGTTGGTTAAATTAGAGCCAGAGGGAAGGCACAGACCGCAAGCAAACAGATCCTCTGCGACTTCACCTCCAATCGTCTCGTACTGGGCAAAAGCAGGTTGGAGGTGGAGTGGTTTCCAAACTGGGCGAGTCTCAATGTGCTGCTGAGCTAGGATTTTACGAACTTGTTCTCTATCTGTACCGAAAATATGAGGATTAATTGTCATACAGCTCAACCAGCGCGTAGCGCGACCGTAACTCGCTTCTGGCATAAATAAGATTCCTGGCAATTTGCCCAAAGCTTGCCGATAAACTTCAAAGTTACGCCTTCTAGCTTGTACCCGTTGCTCTAGTACTTGCAGTTGACCTCGACCAATTCCTGCTAAAACATTGCTCAGCCGATAGTTGTAGCCAATCTCTGAGTGTTGGTAGTGGGGCGCTGGATCGCGTGCTTGAGTGGAGAGGAATCTGGCTTTGATGACAATTTCTGGATCGTCGGAAACCAGCATTCCACCTCCAGATGTCGTAATGATTTTATTGCCATTGAACGAAAAAATGCCAATCTTACCGAAACTACCAGGCGATCGCCTCTTGTAGGTTGATCCTAGAGATTCAGCTGCATCTTCAATCAACGGCACTTCGTAGCGGTTGCAAGCTTCTAAAATCGGGTCAAGATCGGCACTTTGACCGTATAGGTGGACGACAACTACGGCTTTGGGTAATTTACCTAACCGCGCCCGTTTGTCCAACGCTTCTTGTAACAATTCGGGGTTCATGTTCCATGACGTGCGATCGCTGTCAATGAAGACAGGTTTTCCACCTAAATAAACGATGGGGTTGGCTGAAGCCGCAAAAGTGAGTGTCGAGCAAAATACCTCGTCTCCAGACTCCACTCCAACCAACTGCAAGGCTAAGTGTAAAGCTGCCGTGCCAGATACTACAGCAGCAGCATGATTGACACCGATTACATGACAAAATTCTTGTTCAAAAGCTTCTAAATGGGGACCAACGGGGGCAATCCAGTTAGTATCAAAGGCTTCCTTGACATACTCAATCTCTTCCCCGCTCATATGAGGAATAGAAAGAAGGATCGGTTTAATCATTCTAATAGTAATATTACTATTTGTTGCAAAAAATATTATTCCATTTTAACAATAAAGTTATTTTATCGCTATACTTAACTTCTCGTATTATTTGTTGTGTTAGTATCGATATGTATAATATTAAACCGATTCAAATGTTGGCTTTTTTACACTGCTAAGAGCCTGCTATCATTTACACTGCTATTACGTTTAGTTCAATCTAGAGCCTAGACTTTTTTTTCAGATAGTCTTATTTATTCGTTGTCAACAGAGAATTTTAGTCACGCTAAATCTTGAACTTGCATTTGAAAAAGCAGTTCCATTTGACTAATTTACGTCTTAGCTTCAACGATTAAGTTCAAACAAATACAAACTTTATTTCGTACAAACAAAATATAGTCCACCTGCTAAAGATTGTCTTGCTAATTCTTCTACGCTTGTACACATACTATCTCCTTCAATTTGGGCAGAAGAACCAACAGCAGTGACTTCAAAACCAACAGTTCTCAATAGTCGTTCTACTTCTTGTGGTCTATACCAATACACATAGGGTTCGCAATCTAGTAAAGCAGAAAAATTCCACTTTCCTCCTAATTTAAGCCAAGGTAGATACTGAAGAGAAAGGCTTTTACCCTGTAAGCTACGCAAAATACGTAAATAGACTAAATACGGTTTGTAGATTAAAGTCTGCGCTCTCACTTCAAAGCAAAGAAATGAAAATAGTGCTGTACCACCTGGTTTTAGAATACGATATGCCTCTTCAAAAGCTTTTAGCTTTGCTTGGTCTCCATCTATAGAGCTGATGATTTGTTGGAGATATAAGATCTGGGCAAAGCTATCATCGACATAACTTAGTTTGGTGGCATCTTCTACTTCAAAAGTAATTTCGCTTGAAGGCTCTTTTTGCTTTGCTTGCTCAATAAACTCAGGTACATAATCGTAACCTACGAGAGAAGTAAAGCCCATCTTTCTCATCTCTAGTAAAATTCTACCTCCTGCTGTCCCTGCTTCTACTGTCTTTAAATGTTTATCTAAGTAGTTATCAATTAAATACTTTTCTTCAACTTTTAGACCTTTTCCATATGCCCAAGTATTAAATTCTTCAGTAGATTGATAAATTTTCTTATTGTCGAGCATAAATAAATCTCTCCTTTCGATTTTTTTAAATTTGAGAGGAACGATACGCTGGAAAGAAACTTGTCTTAAGTAGTTGTTCGGATTCAACATTCAGTTTCTTCGCTTGTAGCTCTACTAAATATTGATACTTATCTGCATCTGCGATCGAACGCAATGTCAAAAAATTATGCTTCAGTTTAGAAAAACCCGCTTTAAAGTGGTGTAGGCTATCTTTGGTACCTCCAACACCACCCCCTAGTTGAAAAATTTTGTTACCTCGTTCTTTAGCCCAGAACCGCACGCGATCGAATAAGAGTTTGCTGGGAGATTGTTTGAGAAACTCAGTTTTAGTTCCTCCTAAATGATATTGCACTATCCCACAAATTTCTGTGAAGATGCCAGCACAAACAATTTGGCTATCGAATTCTACAATACCAAGGTGAATGTTTTCATGTAGATTAGCTAGCTCGGTAAAATAATCATAGCCAAAATAATACATTTGCTTCGCAGTTACGCGATTCATTGTTTCTTCATAGATAGAAATAAAGTCTTTTATGTAATCTTCGTACCTTACTATCTTAGCGGTAAATCCAGCACGCCTACAGCGATTGATATGAGTGCGATGTTCAGAACGAGTTTGCTGCCAAATTTCTGCTTCAGAAAGCATGAGATTTATAGATACAGTCTCTCCAGTTATTTGACAAATTTGGGGAGGTAAGATTTGTTCAAAGCCTTGATTAAGTATGGGATGTAGACGAAAAAATGCCGAACAGATGTTTTTCGATCGCAACACCTTCGCCAAATAAGATACGGCTAAATTTAAAAATTTTCCTTGTCCAAATGCTGCATCACTCAGCAAAATCCCAGGATAACCGTAGGGAGAGATCGCATCAAATATTTCTTCATGGTATGGAGCATTTTCATATAAGTCTTGACAACTACGTATTAAGTAAGGAATCAAAAATATCTTGTCCTCTTGAGTAATTAAAATTGCTTCTGGAGTAGTTTGAGTTCTAATTGCCTCAAGCTTGAGATATTCTGGTAAATGATAAATATCATGTCTGAGTTTTTGTAATGTCTGAGACCATAATGGGTCATGTGGCTTGATAACCTGGAGATCGAGCATGAGTTTTTGAACTGTGCTTTAACTATAAGAACGATAGGCAGGAAAAAAGTCTGAGCTAAGTAGTGCTTCAGCTTGAGTATCTAAGACTTTCGCTCGTAAATTGACTAGGTGATAGTATTTTTCTTCGTTTGTAATCAGTTTTAAAGTCAGAAAATCGTGTCTCTGCCTGGAAAACCCTGACTTGAAAGTATAGAGGCTGTCTGTAGTCGAACCTCCCACTCCGCCTCCTATATGTAGAAATTCATTCCCACGCTCTTTAGCCCAAAGGCGCACGTAATGTAAGAGAAAATTAAAAGGGGATTGGTGTAAATATTTGGTTTTCGTTCCTCCCAAATGAGCTTGAACAATACCACAACATTCAAAAAATAAGCTAGTACATGCGATTTCGTTATTGACTTCTACGATACCTAAATGAATGTTCTCTCCTAGTGACAATAAATCCTCAAAGTAATCGCGGCTAAAGTAATAAAATTGCCTAGCATTGACTCGATTCATTGTCTCTTCGTAAATAGCAATAAATTCGTCAATATATTGCCTAAACTCGACCATTCTACCAGTGAAACCTAGTCGCTTGCACTTATTAATAGTGCTTTGATGTCCTTTTCTTGTGTGCGCCCAAATTTCCGATTCAGAGAGAGTAAGATTTACGGATACAGTTTTTCCACTATCAGTTAAATATTCTGAGGAAAAAATCTCCTTGAAACGATCGCTCAAAAGGGGATGCAATCGCAAAAAAGCCGAACATACGTTGTTTTTCTGCAAAAAGTACTTCAACTCATGCAGAGCAAAATCTACAAACTTTGGCGTATTTGCCGCTACTTCACTCAACAAAATGCCCGGATAGCCATAGGGAGAGACAATATCAAAGCATTCTTCTTCGAGCAATTCTTGTGGTATTACATCATGACACTGACGTAGTAAATAAGGTACGAAGAAAATTTTATCACTATCAGTAACCAAAAAAGCATTAGCCATTGTTTCAGTTCTGTTTGACTCAATGCCGATGTACTTAGGTAGATGATAAACATCATGGTGGAGCTGTTGCAGAACTTTATGCCACAAGGGGTCTTGTGGGTCGATGATTTGAATGTTCATCTATAATACATAAAATTACTATTTTTCTAGGCTGAAGAAAGCTGACACATAGTTGCAAAGCTGTTTAACTACCTTCTTCTACCCACAACAGCGGAAAAATTGTCGGATCGCTGTAATCTGGATCGCCATTTAGCAGTGAACGACACAAACTGTCGTAACCGATATAAATTTGTTTTCCTTCCCGATTCCAGACAGGTTGGTAGCGATTGGCACCATCTTGCATATGTACTGCCATCGCCAGACGAGGCGAATTGCTATAGTTAGGGTAGCTGCCATGAATTGTCCAACAGTTATGAAAACTGACTTGACCCTTTTTTAAGGTCATTGGTACTTTACGAATTTGTCTTTCTTGTTGGCGAAACTTTTGTTCCAGAGCTTCTATATTCTGAGCGTAGAAATTCTTGAGATCCTGTTTGTCCTCCCATTTGTGGCTGCCGTCGATAACCACAAGAGGTCCGAGCAGCTCGTTGCAGTCCTGAAAAGGAATCCACGCAGTTAATAAATTGTTTGAACTACAGGTAGACCAATAAGCCTTATCAGCGTGCCAGCCAACAACTCCATTGTTATTGTTCCTAGTCGTTGGCATCTTACAAAGGAGCGAATCGGCAAATAGCCGAATTTGTTTTGCTCTTGCTAAACGGGCAGCGATCGCCGCTATTATAGGATAAAAACCAAGTTGCTGTAGTTGCTGATTTTGTAGGGAGACAAACTCATTGTTGCGGAGAATACTTGTATCTCCTGGCTGCCAATCAGAGTATCCCACATTTATCAGCAGTTGAGTATCTCGTTCGCCACGATAGTACCGTTCGCTACCTAAAATTGCGTTGTCAATTAGTTCGTCTGGAAGTATCTGCTGGGACACATACCAACCGTGTTCTTCATAAAAAGCGATTTCTGCTTCGGTAGGCAGTAATGCTACTTGATCCTCTGATAAATACCGAGTAATAGTTTCCAATATCTTCTCCTTTTTATTTTGTTTTATCTATCTGAATTAGCAAGTTTTATTTCTAGAATTTTTAAGAATCTTCAGCGATCTCATAATTTTTGGCAGAGTCATTTGTAGGTTTAACACAATTTAATTTTCGCGCTTGAGGAGATTTTGAAAATCCAAGTAGTGTCTCCATCATTTGCTCTATGTCATCAGATGTATAACGCTGATCTGCTGGAATTGTCAAAATTCGCTTTGATAATTCTATGGCTAAAATATCGTTTGATGAAATCTGTTTTTTCGGTTGCTGCCAATGAATTGCTGGAAAAATTTGATGCTCGATCGAGTAATTACGCAAAGCATCTCGCATTTCTCGATCTTTGCAAACTATAATAATATTGAACGGTACTGCTCCCGCACTCCATGAAGTAAAAAGAGGCATCCAACCGCTAACTGTTGCTGGAATTAAATCTATAAATTGTCTGATATTTGCTTCTCTCTGCTGTCGAAATTTGGCAATATTTAAGTGACTTAAAATAGTTGACGTAAACGTAGAAATAGCACAGTGAGTTTCATTACCTAGTTCTACTTGACTTTCTACATCTAGTCTTCGATATACATCTTTAGAAATGTTTATCCCGCTCAGATAAGCTTTTTTAAGTAACATAGCAGTCAACCGTTTGTAAGCTCCTAATGATTCCGAGCTAGAAGCTGTTGGTAACTGCATTGCTCGTGGGGACCAAATGATCGCACCATCAGGAATTGGCAAAGTTTTGCGTAGAGATGCCATTGCATAGTGAGCTATGCTTTGCTGCGCCCACAAAGAGAAGGGATCGTGGCTGTGATCTTCAATTAAAATGATATCGTTTTGCTGCACTAACCAATCTTGCCAAACTTTTGCTTCTCTAATACCAAATGTATTTACCGCCAGGACTAGATCGCCAGATGATGGATTGAGAGAACTGAAATTAGGACGGCTTTCCGTTGGTAAGTCCTGATACCAACATATGTCGAAGACTCTTTCTAGCTTGGCAACAACTTCCATGCAGTAGAATGACGGTACATGCAACCTTAAACGTTCGGTCTGAGTTTTTTGGATAACATTTGATAGAGATAATAAAGCGGCAGTTCCCGTAGAAAATAATTCATAGCGATTGGGCAGTAATTCATGAGACGTAGATTGCAATAATACGAGTTCCGACCAATCAAATTCTGAACCTATTTCCCATCTTGCTCTCATAGGTTTACCACAGCATAACTATTTTTATTGTCTTTTTGAATTTAGAAAAACACAACATTCGCTCGGCGTTAGTTTGAGTATTCGTTCGTGCTACCTTTAAACTCCTCTCCTGTAGCGTGTCCTGCTTGACTGATATTTTCTTGTTGTAAGACTTTCCAAGCTGTGAGTACCAGAATCTTTAAATCAAGCCAAAAACTCCAACGATCGACGTACCAGACATCCAGTCTAAATTTCTCTTCCCAATTGCCGTCCAGAGCACGACGACCGTTAACCTGCGCCCATCCTGTAATTCCAGGTTTGACTTCATGACGGCGAGCTTGTTCTGGAGTGTAGCGATCGAGATATTTGACTAATAGAGGGCGGGGTCCGACAAAACTCATGTCGCCTTTGAGCACGTTCCACAGTTGGGGTAATTCGTCAAGACTAGTGCGCCGGAGGAATTGACCAAAAGGAGTGAGGCGCTGTTCGTCAGGAAGTAAATTTCCTTGTGCGTCTTGCTCGTCGGTCATGGTACGAAACTTGTAAAAGTTGAAAATCTTTCCTGCTTTACCTGGACGGGGTTGAGTGAAAATAACTGGAGAACCCATGCGAAAGTGAATGGCGATCGCAACACCAATAACAATGGGAGACAATATTATCAGCGCGATCGCGGCAACAAAGCGATCGAGCACAGATTTAACTAATCGGCTTAACTGCTTGAGCCTGCGCATAAATAACAGCAGATTTACTTGAGTAGACGAAATAAATAATTAGGTATGATTTCCTCTGTCCGAACTGTAACAGAGTTTTTCTTATATTACAGTTTTTTAAGTAAAAAATAGTACTCTGTTACCTGATGGATTGTGCTATCGCCGTAAATGACGGGACTCAGTATGAACGCGATTTTGGTTACTGGAGCCACTGGCTTTGTTGCTAGCCATTTGCTACCCAGACTGCTGCAAGAGAAATTGCAGATTGTGGCAGCTGTACGAAACGATTCTGCCCGACTGCCAGCCAACGTTACAGCCGTAAAAGTTGGTAATATTGACGGCAATACTGATTGGCATTCGGCTTTAAAGGGTATAGATATAGTCGTTCACCTAGCAGCACGCGCCCATATTCTTCAAGATAAAGCGTCCGATCCAGAAGCAGAGTTTTTGCGTGTCAA from Chroococcidiopsis sp. SAG 2025 harbors:
- a CDS encoding sugar transferase, translating into MRRLKQLSRLVKSVLDRFVAAIALIILSPIVIGVAIAIHFRMGSPVIFTQPRPGKAGKIFNFYKFRTMTDEQDAQGNLLPDEQRLTPFGQFLRRTSLDELPQLWNVLKGDMSFVGPRPLLVKYLDRYTPEQARRHEVKPGITGWAQVNGRRALDGNWEEKFRLDVWYVDRWSFWLDLKILVLTAWKVLQQENISQAGHATGEEFKGSTNEYSN
- a CDS encoding phytanoyl-CoA dioxygenase family protein → METITRYLSEDQVALLPTEAEIAFYEEHGWYVSQQILPDELIDNAILGSERYYRGERDTQLLINVGYSDWQPGDTSILRNNEFVSLQNQQLQQLGFYPIIAAIAARLARAKQIRLFADSLLCKMPTTRNNNNGVVGWHADKAYWSTCSSNNLLTAWIPFQDCNELLGPLVVIDGSHKWEDKQDLKNFYAQNIEALEQKFRQQERQIRKVPMTLKKGQVSFHNCWTIHGSYPNYSNSPRLAMAVHMQDGANRYQPVWNREGKQIYIGYDSLCRSLLNGDPDYSDPTIFPLLWVEEGS
- a CDS encoding GNAT family N-acetyltransferase, which encodes MNIQIIDPQDPLWHKVLQQLHHDVYHLPKYIGIESNRTETMANAFLVTDSDKIFFVPYLLRQCHDVIPQELLEEECFDIVSPYGYPGILLSEVAANTPKFVDFALHELKYFLQKNNVCSAFLRLHPLLSDRFKEIFSSEYLTDSGKTVSVNLTLSESEIWAHTRKGHQSTINKCKRLGFTGRMVEFRQYIDEFIAIYEETMNRVNARQFYYFSRDYFEDLLSLGENIHLGIVEVNNEIACTSLFFECCGIVQAHLGGTKTKYLHQSPFNFLLHYVRLWAKERGNEFLHIGGGVGGSTTDSLYTFKSGFSRQRHDFLTLKLITNEEKYYHLVNLRAKVLDTQAEALLSSDFFPAYRSYS
- a CDS encoding GNAT family N-acetyltransferase produces the protein MLDLQVIKPHDPLWSQTLQKLRHDIYHLPEYLKLEAIRTQTTPEAILITQEDKIFLIPYLIRSCQDLYENAPYHEEIFDAISPYGYPGILLSDAAFGQGKFLNLAVSYLAKVLRSKNICSAFFRLHPILNQGFEQILPPQICQITGETVSINLMLSEAEIWQQTRSEHRTHINRCRRAGFTAKIVRYEDYIKDFISIYEETMNRVTAKQMYYFGYDYFTELANLHENIHLGIVEFDSQIVCAGIFTEICGIVQYHLGGTKTEFLKQSPSKLLFDRVRFWAKERGNKIFQLGGGVGGTKDSLHHFKAGFSKLKHNFLTLRSIADADKYQYLVELQAKKLNVESEQLLKTSFFPAYRSSQI
- a CDS encoding class I SAM-dependent methyltransferase — translated: MLDNKKIYQSTEEFNTWAYGKGLKVEEKYLIDNYLDKHLKTVEAGTAGGRILLEMRKMGFTSLVGYDYVPEFIEQAKQKEPSSEITFEVEDATKLSYVDDSFAQILYLQQIISSIDGDQAKLKAFEEAYRILKPGGTALFSFLCFEVRAQTLIYKPYLVYLRILRSLQGKSLSLQYLPWLKLGGKWNFSALLDCEPYVYWYRPQEVERLLRTVGFEVTAVGSSAQIEGDSMCTSVEELARQSLAGGLYFVCTK
- a CDS encoding DegT/DnrJ/EryC1/StrS family aminotransferase translates to MIKPILLSIPHMSGEEIEYVKEAFDTNWIAPVGPHLEAFEQEFCHVIGVNHAAAVVSGTAALHLALQLVGVESGDEVFCSTLTFAASANPIVYLGGKPVFIDSDRTSWNMNPELLQEALDKRARLGKLPKAVVVVHLYGQSADLDPILEACNRYEVPLIEDAAESLGSTYKRRSPGSFGKIGIFSFNGNKIITTSGGGMLVSDDPEIVIKARFLSTQARDPAPHYQHSEIGYNYRLSNVLAGIGRGQLQVLEQRVQARRRNFEVYRQALGKLPGILFMPEASYGRATRWLSCMTINPHIFGTDREQVRKILAQQHIETRPVWKPLHLQPAFAQYETIGGEVAEDLFACGLCLPSGSNLTNEDLERVVGAIAKICSVGIKTN
- a CDS encoding polysaccharide biosynthesis tyrosine autokinase; protein product: MSLPESTESSVKLQQYWLLLKRHYLPLSIVFGVVVALTGISLALQKPIYEAEGKLLFRKNSPSSSYLPEVSKGIGELQPLQEQNNPVDTEAEIIRSLPIIKKTITRLELKDESGKTLKPEQFLKKLDVTDVKKTDVLQIVYRDADPNKAATVVNTLMGIYLENNLLANRSEAVSAREFVQKQLPRAETSLRQSESELRQFQEQNKVVDLNEEKRAAVAIIADMQRQAANANAGLADAKAQSELLKQQLGETLNSAGAVTSVSQFPAVQGILKEIQQIESQLAVEQSRFQADFPNVVSLKQKKASLEQLLKQRLKQVVGEQKLLRGNSLQNSEFDQKLTEEFVRAEARRLGLSSQITAISNVQSSYRERLDRLPQLEQLQRALERKIQTAQSTYLLLQQKLQEIRIAENQNIGNARVISAAIPPEEAVAPRKMLYLVTGIMLGGMLAAATALILEKLDKSLRSVEEARKIFGYTLLGIIPALKKSENIFLRDRSLERATPEILVQESLRSPFSQAYRMLQANLKFLNSDKQLKAIVVTSSVPKEGKSTVAANLAVTIAQMGRKVLLVDADMYRPLQHEIWELPNHLGLSNIIVGQTEPKTAIKKITANLHILTSGVIPPNPMALLDSPRMASLITVFSANYDYTIIDTPALNAAADAAILGKMTDGVLLVVRPGVVDTAAAIRAKEFLEKSGQHVLGQVVNGYNSDSEQYSYYYLSSQSEEDDNVALAESHSPITISKKR